One window of Jannaschia sp. CCS1 genomic DNA carries:
- the ccmA gene encoding heme ABC exporter ATP-binding protein CcmA yields MVLTVTDLACARGPAQVLSGVSFSVSAGEALILRGPNGAGKTTLLRTLAGLTPPLAGTISHAEDAIAYAAHADGLKAQLTVAENLTFWATIFGTLDIAPAIAAFALAPLADRPAGELSAGQKRRLSLARLLVTGRPIWALDEPTVSLDTENTARFAAAVEAHLRAGGAAIIATHIDLGLPNARSLDITPFIAKGLPASDPFADDPFLGAAL; encoded by the coding sequence ATGGTCCTGACCGTCACTGATCTCGCCTGCGCCCGTGGGCCCGCGCAAGTCCTTTCGGGCGTTTCATTTTCCGTGTCGGCGGGTGAGGCGCTGATCCTGCGCGGCCCAAATGGCGCGGGCAAGACGACACTCCTGCGGACGTTGGCGGGGCTGACCCCGCCTCTCGCCGGGACGATATCCCACGCCGAGGACGCCATCGCCTACGCCGCCCATGCCGATGGGCTGAAAGCGCAACTCACCGTGGCTGAGAACCTCACCTTCTGGGCGACGATCTTCGGCACCCTGGATATTGCCCCCGCCATCGCGGCCTTTGCCCTCGCCCCCCTCGCCGACCGCCCCGCCGGGGAGCTTTCTGCCGGACAAAAACGCCGCCTGTCTCTGGCGCGGCTTCTGGTGACGGGCCGTCCCATCTGGGCGCTGGATGAACCGACCGTGTCGCTCGACACCGAAAACACCGCGCGATTTGCCGCGGCTGTTGAGGCACATCTGCGCGCAGGCGGCGCCGCGATCATCGCCACTCATATCGACCTGGGCCTGCCCAATGCGCGCAGTCTCGACATCACGCCCTTCATCGCCAAGGGGTTGCCCGCGTCCGATCCGTTCGCCGACGATCCATTTCTTGGGGCGGCCCTGTGA
- a CDS encoding DUF1223 domain-containing protein: protein MTHRFGIFCAAALTALATPVVADGPVVVELFTSQGCSSCPPADELLGELAGRDDIIALALHVDYWDYIGWADTFAQSAFSQRQQNYGHAAGSTVVYTPQMVIGGVDHVIGNRAMDVVDTIAAHRGVASPVEIAATPAQDGWQVRAVWVGDSQAPAMIVQVVTYSPEEHVDIERGENAGLSTVYHNVVRSWQVVSDWAGEAAFEAQVSPVADMAHVVIVQTDGHGAILGAARLD, encoded by the coding sequence ATGACCCACCGCTTCGGTATTTTCTGCGCAGCTGCGCTGACGGCGCTCGCGACGCCTGTTGTGGCCGATGGCCCCGTGGTGGTGGAATTGTTCACCTCGCAGGGGTGTTCGTCCTGTCCGCCCGCAGATGAGTTGCTGGGGGAGCTGGCCGGGCGCGATGACATTATCGCGTTGGCGCTGCACGTCGATTACTGGGATTATATCGGGTGGGCCGATACCTTCGCCCAAAGCGCATTTTCGCAGCGCCAGCAGAACTACGGCCACGCGGCCGGGTCCACTGTTGTCTATACGCCGCAGATGGTGATCGGCGGCGTGGACCATGTGATCGGCAACCGCGCGATGGATGTGGTCGACACAATCGCCGCGCACCGGGGTGTCGCCAGCCCGGTCGAGATCGCCGCGACACCGGCCCAGGACGGCTGGCAAGTGCGGGCGGTCTGGGTGGGTGATAGCCAGGCCCCGGCCATGATCGTGCAGGTCGTGACCTATTCACCTGAGGAGCACGTCGATATTGAACGGGGCGAAAACGCGGGCTTGTCAACGGTTTACCACAATGTGGTGCGGTCGTGGCAGGTCGTCTCGGACTGGGCCGGAGAGGCCGCGTTCGAAGCCCAGGTGTCGCCCGTCGCCGATATGGCCCATGTGGTGATCGTGCAGACCGATGGTCACGGCGCGATCCTGGGAGCCGCCCGGCTCGACTGA
- a CDS encoding TIGR01244 family sulfur transferase has protein sequence MDLRQITETYSVTPQIEPSDVATLAAMGVKTLICNRPDIENPPALQAAAIQAQADAHGIDFVFNPFQAQTLSQDHVDEQLDALTDAEGPVVGYCASGNRCTIVWALGAAGHVPVDDIIALAQSHGYPFEQLRPALEAAAARNTSTAE, from the coding sequence ATGGATCTTCGCCAGATTACCGAGACCTATTCCGTCACCCCCCAGATCGAACCGTCCGACGTCGCCACCCTTGCGGCGATGGGCGTCAAGACGCTGATCTGCAACCGGCCCGACATCGAAAATCCGCCCGCCCTGCAAGCCGCCGCCATCCAGGCACAGGCCGACGCTCACGGGATCGACTTTGTTTTCAATCCTTTCCAGGCCCAGACCCTGAGCCAAGACCATGTGGATGAACAACTCGACGCCCTGACCGATGCAGAGGGGCCGGTGGTGGGCTATTGCGCCTCGGGCAACCGCTGCACGATTGTCTGGGCATTGGGGGCCGCGGGCCATGTGCCGGTGGATGACATCATCGCGCTGGCCCAATCCCACGGCTACCCGTTCGAACAGCTGCGCCCCGCGTTGGAGGCCGCCGCCGCCCGCAACACATCAACCGCTGAGTGA
- the ggt gene encoding gamma-glutamyltransferase, which produces MRPTLPLILVVTLSAAPALAQQAADAVAPETETETAPYALSDRAAAAMAARDAGDPVMAQDWMVAAANPLAVEAGADVLAAGGTAADAMVAVQAVLGLVEPQSSGLGGGAFLVWYDAESGELTTLDGRETAPLAATPRLFQTEDREPMGFWDAVVGGLSVGTPGTPALMEDAHRRWGRANWGDLLDPAIALADDGFQVSPRMAGSIANDAERLSTFPATAAYFLPGGTPLAEGSTLMNPAYAATLRAMQTQGADAIYEGAIAEGIIETVRSAEGNPGVLSMRDLDVYEVIERPAVCAAYLDMDVCGMGPPSSGALTVGQILGISGTYDLTTPDDPNAWRIIGDSSRLAFADRGRYMADSDYVPMPTEGLVDPAYLAERAALLEGDMALDEVAPGTPTWDHAQLWADDQSLEFPSTSHISIVDSYGNVLSMTTTIENGFGSRLMTPGGFLLNNELTDFSFRTHADGVPIANRLEPGKRPRSSMSPTIVMRDGEPILAIGSPGGSRIIGYVATTIIAHYEWGLDLQDAIALPHAVNRFGTYDLEEGTDAEALAPALEAMGYEVNVRGLTSGLHAIAITPDGLVGGADPRREGIAIGE; this is translated from the coding sequence GTGGCTCCGGAAACTGAAACGGAAACTGCCCCTTACGCCCTGTCGGACCGTGCCGCCGCTGCCATGGCCGCACGCGATGCGGGTGATCCCGTGATGGCACAGGACTGGATGGTCGCCGCCGCCAATCCGCTGGCCGTTGAAGCCGGCGCCGATGTGCTGGCCGCAGGCGGAACCGCCGCCGATGCCATGGTCGCTGTGCAAGCCGTGCTGGGTCTGGTGGAGCCGCAAAGTTCTGGCCTGGGCGGTGGCGCATTTCTCGTCTGGTATGATGCGGAAAGCGGAGAGCTTACAACGCTCGACGGGCGGGAAACCGCGCCGCTTGCCGCCACGCCGCGCCTGTTCCAGACCGAGGATAGGGAGCCGATGGGCTTCTGGGACGCCGTCGTGGGCGGCCTGTCCGTCGGCACCCCTGGCACGCCCGCGCTGATGGAAGACGCGCACCGCCGCTGGGGCCGCGCCAACTGGGGTGATCTTCTGGATCCGGCCATCGCGCTGGCCGATGACGGCTTCCAGGTCTCGCCGCGCATGGCAGGCTCCATCGCCAATGATGCTGAGCGTTTGTCCACCTTCCCCGCCACTGCCGCCTATTTCCTGCCCGGCGGCACGCCTCTGGCTGAAGGCTCCACGTTGATGAACCCCGCCTACGCCGCGACCCTGCGCGCCATGCAGACCCAAGGTGCCGATGCGATCTATGAGGGTGCTATTGCCGAAGGCATCATCGAGACGGTCCGCAGCGCCGAGGGCAATCCCGGCGTCCTGTCGATGCGCGATCTGGACGTCTATGAGGTGATTGAGCGTCCCGCCGTTTGCGCCGCATACCTTGATATGGACGTCTGTGGCATGGGGCCACCCTCCTCCGGCGCGCTGACCGTGGGGCAAATCCTGGGCATATCCGGCACCTACGACCTGACCACGCCAGATGATCCCAACGCCTGGCGCATCATTGGCGACTCCTCCCGCCTCGCCTTTGCAGACCGGGGCCGATACATGGCCGATAGCGACTATGTCCCGATGCCGACCGAAGGCCTGGTCGATCCGGCCTACCTGGCCGAGCGTGCCGCCCTTCTGGAGGGTGACATGGCGCTGGACGAGGTCGCCCCCGGCACACCCACCTGGGATCACGCGCAGCTTTGGGCCGATGACCAAAGCCTTGAATTCCCAAGCACATCTCACATCTCCATCGTCGACAGCTACGGGAATGTCCTGTCGATGACGACAACCATTGAGAATGGCTTCGGCTCACGCCTGATGACGCCGGGCGGGTTCCTGCTCAACAATGAACTCACCGACTTCAGCTTTCGCACCCACGCAGACGGCGTGCCGATCGCCAACCGGCTGGAGCCCGGCAAGCGTCCGCGCTCCTCCATGTCGCCCACCATCGTGATGCGGGACGGCGAACCGATCCTGGCTATCGGCTCGCCGGGCGGCAGCCGCATCATCGGTTATGTGGCGACGACGATCATCGCCCATTACGAGTGGGGGCTGGACCTGCAAGACGCCATCGCTCTGCCCCACGCGGTGAACCGCTTCGGCACCTATGACCTTGAGGAAGGCACCGACGCCGAGGCCCTGGCCCCCGCGCTGGAAGCCATGGGGTACGAGGTTAACGTGCGCGGCCTGACGTCGGGCCTCCACGCCATCGCCATCACGCCAGATGGCCTTGTCGGTGGCGCCGATCCGCGCCGCGAAGGCATCGCAATCGGGGAGTAA
- a CDS encoding methyltransferase family protein, protein MKGFPDLPPLWLLAFMGLAGAISRYGPTLEIRFGPLHLLGQVVSVAGFGLILWSALWFWRKKTTIEPHHAPGTLIQEGPYRISRNPIYLGMVMIPTGQVLWLGAILAVVAIPGLVFVLQSRFVIPEEAALEEAFGDEARTYLATTRRWI, encoded by the coding sequence ATGAAGGGCTTTCCCGATCTTCCACCGCTGTGGCTGCTGGCTTTCATGGGGCTGGCCGGAGCGATTTCCCGCTATGGTCCGACGCTGGAGATCCGCTTTGGCCCGTTGCACCTTCTGGGGCAGGTGGTCTCCGTGGCGGGGTTTGGGCTGATCCTGTGGTCCGCACTTTGGTTTTGGCGCAAGAAAACGACGATTGAGCCCCATCACGCCCCCGGCACTCTGATCCAGGAAGGTCCGTACCGGATCAGTCGCAATCCGATCTACCTTGGCATGGTGATGATTCCGACCGGGCAGGTGCTGTGGTTGGGCGCGATCCTTGCGGTTGTTGCGATCCCCGGCCTCGTCTTTGTGCTGCAATCACGCTTCGTGATCCCTGAAGAAGCCGCATTGGAGGAGGCGTTTGGAGATGAGGCGCGCACCTATCTGGCCACCACACGGCGCTGGATCTGA
- a CDS encoding ABC transporter ATP-binding protein, translating into MAQIRLNHVSKRWGSFVGVDDFHLDIADQEFLVLLGPSGCGKTTTMRMIAGLEDPSGGEIWIGDREVTTLDPKDRDVAMVFQSYGLYPNMTVWENIRFPLKVRKVPESEHEERVARAAAMVELEDFMHRKPAALSGGQRQRVALARAIVREPQVFLMDEPLSNLDAKLRVSTRAQIKNLSHELKVTTIYVTHDQIEAMTLADRVVVMKAGIVQQVGTPTDIYDNPANTFVAGFIGSPAMNLMEGEITNGAFRGENVEVSGLSGANGKVTLGFRAEDATVTDAGQGAITAPVYSMELLGDATMVTVKAGGAMVAVKAPKDYRAKIGEPVGIALPDGITHLFDATTGARIG; encoded by the coding sequence ATGGCACAGATCCGGCTCAACCACGTCTCCAAGCGATGGGGCAGTTTTGTGGGTGTGGATGATTTCCACCTCGATATCGCGGATCAGGAATTTCTGGTGCTGCTGGGGCCGTCGGGCTGCGGCAAGACCACGACGATGCGGATGATCGCGGGGCTGGAAGACCCTTCGGGCGGTGAGATCTGGATTGGCGACCGGGAAGTCACGACGCTGGACCCTAAGGACCGCGACGTGGCGATGGTGTTCCAGAGCTACGGTTTGTACCCGAACATGACGGTGTGGGAGAACATTCGCTTCCCCCTGAAAGTCCGCAAGGTGCCCGAGAGCGAGCACGAGGAGCGCGTGGCGCGGGCGGCGGCGATGGTGGAGCTGGAAGACTTCATGCACCGCAAGCCTGCCGCCTTGTCCGGTGGCCAACGCCAGCGCGTTGCCCTGGCCCGCGCGATTGTGCGTGAGCCGCAGGTGTTCCTGATGGATGAGCCGCTGTCGAACCTGGATGCCAAGCTGCGCGTCAGCACGCGGGCGCAGATCAAGAACCTGAGCCATGAATTGAAGGTGACGACCATCTATGTGACCCACGACCAGATCGAAGCCATGACGCTGGCCGACCGCGTTGTCGTGATGAAGGCGGGGATCGTCCAGCAGGTGGGCACGCCCACGGATATCTATGACAACCCGGCCAATACGTTTGTGGCGGGGTTCATTGGCAGCCCGGCGATGAACCTGATGGAGGGTGAGATCACCAACGGGGCCTTCAGGGGCGAGAACGTGGAGGTCAGCGGCCTGTCCGGCGCGAACGGCAAGGTGACGCTCGGGTTCCGGGCCGAGGATGCAACGGTCACGGATGCGGGGCAGGGAGCGATCACCGCCCCGGTCTATTCGATGGAGTTGTTGGGCGACGCCACCATGGTCACCGTGAAAGCAGGCGGCGCCATGGTTGCGGTGAAAGCGCCCAAGGATTACCGCGCCAAGATCGGAGAGCCCGTGGGCATCGCCTTGCCCGACGGGATCACGCATCTGTTCGATGCCACGACTGGCGCGCGGATCGGGTAA
- a CDS encoding ester cyclase: MKGSRPEQAVLSRDTDMDKTEATRAVIEGMVDGLNDHRITDIGEFFAEGFRWMGNRGCGTKEGLRAFQDNWQKPFQAAFSDKVCVDEARLYMGEWAAAFGRQEATHSGPFMGVDATGKRVNIRYMDFWKVVDGKIVDNYVMVDFPDVLAQLGVDVFGGEGWEAFDEGRAEPPTP; this comes from the coding sequence ATGAAAGGTAGCCGCCCCGAACAGGCCGTGCTGTCGCGCGACACCGATATGGACAAGACCGAGGCCACCCGCGCGGTGATCGAGGGGATGGTCGATGGCCTGAACGATCACCGGATCACCGATATTGGCGAGTTCTTTGCGGAGGGGTTTCGCTGGATGGGCAATCGCGGCTGCGGCACCAAGGAGGGACTGCGTGCGTTCCAGGACAATTGGCAAAAGCCGTTCCAGGCCGCGTTTTCGGACAAGGTGTGTGTCGATGAGGCGCGTCTTTACATGGGCGAATGGGCCGCAGCCTTTGGGCGGCAGGAAGCAACCCATTCGGGCCCGTTCATGGGCGTGGACGCCACCGGCAAGCGGGTCAACATTCGCTACATGGACTTCTGGAAGGTCGTCGACGGAAAAATCGTGGACAACTACGTGATGGTCGATTTCCCCGATGTTCTGGCGCAACTGGGTGTGGACGTCTTTGGCGGAGAAGGCTGGGAGGCGTTCGACGAGGGCCGCGCCGAGCCGCCCACGCCGTGA
- the acnA gene encoding aconitate hydratase AcnA yields the protein MPITVGHDTSKTRKTLTVGGQSVAYYSIAAAEAAGLGDFSKLPAALKVVLENMLRFEDGTTVSVDDIKAFSDWAAKGGKNPREIAYRPARVLMQDFTGVPAVVDLAAMRDGIKALGGDPQKINPLNPVDLVIDHSVMIDEFGNPRAFQMNVDREYERNMERYTFLKWGQTAFNNFRVVPPGTGICHQVNLEYLAQTVWTDTDQNGDEVAYPDTLVGTDSHTTMVNGAAVLGWGVGGIEAEAAMLGQPISMLIPEVVGFELTGAMMEGTTGTDLVLKVVELLRERGVVGKFVEFYGKGLDSLPLADRATIANMAPEYGATCGFFPIDGETLRYLRTTGRDEDRIALVEAYAKENGFWRGDDYVPVYTDTLHLDMGTIVPAISGPKRPQDYIALDKAAATFHEYVVGQRSAKDAGAKQEIKWEGEGGAPEPTDIPGDAGSHARGYVDNPDGENYQLHDGSIVIASITSCTNTSNPYVMIGAGLVARKAHALGLTRKPWVKTSLAPGSQVVSAYLEAAELQDDLDAIGFNLVGYGCTTCIGNSGPLQEEISKAINDNDLIGVSVLSGNRNFEGRISPDVRANYLASPPLVVAYALIGDMNVDITTASLGTDKDGNDVYLKDIWPSTQEIAELVEETVTRESFQEKYADVFKGDDKWQGVEITDAEVYDWPATSTYIQNPPYFQGMTMDTKKIENIEDAKVLAVLGDFITTDHISPAGSFKESHPAGQYLVERQVPVREFNSYGSRRGNHEVMMRGTFANIRIKNEMLDGVEGGYTLGPDGEQTSIFDAAMAYQEQGTPLVIFGGEQYGAGSSRDWAAKGTNLLGVKAVIAESFERIHRSNLVGMGVIPFEFTGGDTRKSLGLKGDETVSIHGLDAVTPLAEVPATITMGDGSVKEITLKCRIDTGVEIEYIENGGVLHYVLRNLARDDQPIAAE from the coding sequence ATGCCCATCACCGTTGGCCACGATACTTCCAAGACCCGCAAGACCTTGACCGTTGGGGGCCAGTCGGTCGCCTATTATTCCATTGCCGCCGCAGAGGCCGCTGGTTTGGGCGACTTCTCCAAACTTCCCGCCGCCCTCAAGGTCGTGCTGGAAAACATGCTGCGGTTTGAGGATGGCACGACCGTGTCCGTCGACGACATCAAGGCGTTCAGTGACTGGGCCGCGAAGGGCGGCAAGAACCCCCGCGAAATCGCCTATCGCCCCGCCCGCGTCTTGATGCAGGACTTCACCGGAGTCCCCGCGGTGGTGGACCTTGCCGCGATGCGCGACGGGATCAAGGCGCTGGGCGGTGATCCGCAAAAGATCAACCCGCTCAACCCTGTAGACCTGGTCATCGACCATTCGGTCATGATCGACGAGTTCGGCAATCCGCGCGCGTTTCAGATGAACGTCGACCGCGAATATGAGCGTAATATGGAACGCTACACTTTCCTCAAGTGGGGCCAGACCGCGTTCAACAACTTCCGCGTCGTGCCCCCCGGCACCGGCATCTGCCATCAGGTGAACCTGGAATATCTGGCGCAGACCGTCTGGACCGACACGGACCAAAACGGCGACGAAGTGGCTTACCCCGATACGCTTGTGGGCACCGACAGCCACACCACCATGGTCAACGGAGCGGCCGTTTTGGGCTGGGGTGTTGGCGGGATTGAGGCCGAGGCCGCCATGTTGGGCCAGCCGATTTCCATGCTGATCCCCGAGGTTGTGGGCTTTGAGCTGACCGGCGCGATGATGGAAGGCACCACGGGCACGGATCTGGTGCTGAAGGTCGTGGAACTGCTGCGCGAACGCGGCGTTGTCGGCAAATTTGTAGAATTCTACGGCAAGGGTCTGGACAGCCTGCCCCTCGCAGACCGGGCCACGATCGCCAATATGGCACCGGAATACGGCGCCACCTGCGGCTTCTTCCCCATCGACGGAGAGACGCTGCGTTACCTGCGCACCACGGGCCGGGACGAAGACCGCATCGCGCTGGTCGAAGCCTACGCCAAGGAAAACGGGTTCTGGCGCGGCGACGATTACGTACCTGTCTACACCGACACGTTGCACCTGGACATGGGCACCATCGTGCCCGCAATCTCCGGCCCCAAGCGGCCCCAGGATTACATCGCGCTCGACAAGGCGGCAGCGACGTTCCACGAATATGTCGTGGGCCAGCGCTCGGCCAAGGATGCCGGTGCCAAGCAGGAGATCAAGTGGGAAGGCGAGGGCGGCGCGCCGGAACCCACGGACATCCCCGGCGATGCGGGCAGCCACGCGCGCGGTTATGTCGACAATCCCGACGGCGAGAATTACCAGCTTCACGATGGCTCCATCGTGATCGCTTCGATCACGTCATGCACCAACACCTCCAACCCCTATGTGATGATCGGTGCGGGCCTTGTGGCGCGCAAGGCGCATGCCCTCGGCCTGACGCGCAAGCCATGGGTCAAGACCTCCCTGGCCCCCGGAAGCCAGGTCGTGTCCGCTTATCTGGAAGCGGCGGAGTTGCAGGATGATCTGGATGCCATCGGATTCAATTTGGTGGGCTACGGCTGCACGACGTGCATCGGCAATTCCGGCCCGTTGCAGGAGGAGATCTCCAAGGCAATCAACGACAATGACCTGATCGGCGTGTCGGTCCTGTCGGGCAATCGCAATTTTGAGGGACGTATCAGCCCCGACGTGCGCGCCAACTACCTTGCCTCACCGCCGCTTGTGGTGGCCTATGCGCTGATCGGCGACATGAATGTCGACATTACCACCGCCTCGCTCGGTACGGACAAGGACGGCAACGATGTCTATCTGAAAGATATCTGGCCCTCGACCCAGGAGATCGCGGAACTGGTGGAAGAGACCGTCACCCGCGAGAGCTTCCAGGAAAAATACGCTGACGTCTTCAAGGGCGACGACAAGTGGCAGGGCGTGGAGATCACCGATGCCGAAGTCTACGACTGGCCTGCCACCTCGACCTATATCCAGAACCCGCCCTACTTCCAGGGCATGACGATGGACACAAAGAAAATCGAGAACATCGAGGATGCGAAGGTCCTGGCGGTCCTGGGCGATTTCATTACCACTGACCACATTTCGCCGGCCGGGTCGTTCAAGGAATCCCACCCTGCCGGTCAGTATCTGGTGGAGCGTCAGGTGCCGGTGCGGGAGTTCAATTCCTACGGCTCGCGGCGCGGCAACCATGAGGTGATGATGCGCGGCACCTTCGCCAACATCCGCATCAAGAACGAGATGCTGGATGGCGTGGAAGGCGGCTATACGCTGGGGCCGGATGGCGAGCAGACCTCCATTTTTGATGCGGCCATGGCCTATCAGGAACAGGGCACCCCGCTGGTGATTTTCGGCGGTGAACAATATGGCGCAGGCTCAAGTCGCGACTGGGCGGCGAAGGGCACCAACCTTCTGGGCGTGAAGGCCGTGATCGCCGAGAGCTTTGAGCGCATCCACCGATCCAATCTTGTGGGCATGGGCGTGATCCCGTTCGAGTTCACCGGCGGCGATACCCGCAAGAGCCTTGGTCTGAAGGGCGATGAGACGGTCTCCATCCACGGGCTGGATGCGGTGACGCCGCTGGCCGAGGTACCCGCCACGATCACCATGGGCGACGGCAGCGTGAAGGAGATCACGCTGAAGTGCCGGATCGATACCGGCGTGGAGATCGAGTATATCGAGAATGGCGGCGTGCTGCATTACGTGCTGCGCAACCTCGCGCGGGACGACCAGCCCATCGCGGCGGAGTAA
- a CDS encoding DMT family transporter, with protein MSKLTPTTQGIVLFLSAIFLFSAMDAVAKTLTTRFDVMQVVWARYAGQMVVVALILWPRLFRLIRTAHPGLQLLRSALLFAATWCFFTSLSFMEIASATAVMNIHPVLLTLGAALVLGERLGARRIIGIALALTGALIILRPGTEVLSWSALLPLAAGFCYASYALTTRFLGRDEPILTSFLYTAIIGTVAASALVVPVWDAPAPTDWAIFLGIGILGAAGQFLFIRAMIVAEAGAIAPFGYSGVVFSTIWGLVVFSEVPDGPTLLGAMVIVGAGVYVWYRENRATAAG; from the coding sequence GTGAGCAAACTCACCCCGACCACCCAGGGCATCGTGCTGTTCCTGTCGGCGATCTTTCTGTTCTCGGCCATGGACGCCGTGGCCAAGACATTGACGACGCGTTTTGATGTGATGCAGGTGGTCTGGGCGCGGTATGCGGGGCAAATGGTCGTTGTTGCCCTGATCCTCTGGCCCCGCCTGTTCCGATTGATCCGCACGGCGCATCCGGGCCTGCAACTGCTCCGCTCAGCATTGCTCTTTGCGGCAACCTGGTGCTTCTTCACGTCGCTGTCGTTCATGGAGATCGCGTCGGCCACGGCGGTGATGAACATTCACCCGGTGCTGCTCACCCTCGGAGCGGCGCTAGTTTTGGGAGAGCGTCTGGGGGCACGGCGCATCATTGGCATCGCGCTGGCCCTCACGGGGGCGCTGATCATCCTGCGCCCGGGCACGGAGGTCCTGTCGTGGTCCGCGCTTCTGCCGCTGGCGGCGGGGTTCTGCTATGCGTCCTACGCGCTGACCACCCGGTTTTTGGGCCGGGATGAGCCGATTCTGACGTCGTTCCTCTATACCGCCATCATCGGGACCGTCGCCGCCTCGGCCCTTGTGGTGCCCGTGTGGGACGCGCCCGCGCCCACCGATTGGGCGATTTTTCTTGGTATCGGGATCCTGGGGGCCGCCGGGCAGTTTCTGTTTATCCGCGCGATGATTGTGGCCGAGGCCGGGGCGATTGCGCCGTTTGGCTATTCCGGGGTGGTCTTTTCGACGATCTGGGGCCTTGTCGTGTTCTCGGAAGTGCCGGACGGCCCGACGCTCCTCGGGGCGATGGTGATTGTGGGGGCCGGCGTCTATGTCTGGTATCGCGAAAACCGCGCGACCGCGGCCGGTTAG
- a CDS encoding ester cyclase codes for MRGSAVARDLTDDKAMVHGALSMLARGGAVDQAYAPDAVAEIAHPYGTCTGADITRFYGDLHRALPDANWRPEIFFAGHNHPDERMEGPRVAAQVGSFGHWQGTFTQPLLGIEPTGGVVHLRMCEVHHLNAAGQIAQSWILPDFLDLMDQAGQFPLPPMNGARGLWPGPRGGNGVRMGPPDVAGGNASMAQVLDMHNALNTHVGADVSGLTMAHWDPNFMYYAAAGIGICRGVEGFRRNHQIPFREAVPDRYSKGHFVRIADGRFALTGGRLYATHTGTYLGIPATGRQVHIDVMDFYHFHDQGLICQNWLPFDILKTAHQMGVDLLPALPS; via the coding sequence ATGAGAGGCTCGGCAGTGGCTAGGGATCTGACAGACGACAAGGCGATGGTGCACGGGGCGCTGTCGATGCTGGCGCGCGGCGGGGCGGTCGATCAGGCCTATGCGCCCGACGCCGTGGCCGAAATCGCGCATCCCTACGGCACCTGCACCGGCGCGGATATCACGCGATTCTACGGCGACTTGCACCGCGCCCTGCCCGATGCGAACTGGCGGCCCGAGATCTTTTTCGCGGGGCACAACCACCCAGACGAGCGCATGGAGGGACCGCGCGTCGCCGCCCAGGTCGGCTCCTTCGGCCATTGGCAGGGCACGTTCACGCAGCCGCTTCTGGGGATCGAGCCTACGGGCGGCGTCGTTCATCTGCGCATGTGTGAGGTTCATCACCTGAACGCGGCTGGCCAGATCGCGCAATCCTGGATCTTGCCCGATTTCCTGGATCTTATGGATCAGGCCGGGCAATTTCCCCTGCCCCCCATGAACGGCGCGCGGGGCCTGTGGCCCGGTCCCCGAGGCGGCAATGGCGTGCGCATGGGACCGCCGGATGTCGCGGGCGGCAATGCCTCCATGGCGCAGGTTCTGGACATGCACAATGCGCTCAATACCCATGTGGGCGCGGATGTCAGCGGGCTGACCATGGCCCATTGGGACCCGAACTTCATGTATTATGCGGCGGCGGGCATCGGGATCTGTCGTGGCGTCGAGGGGTTCCGCCGCAACCATCAGATCCCGTTCCGCGAAGCCGTGCCCGACCGCTATTCCAAGGGCCATTTCGTGCGCATCGCCGATGGGCGTTTCGCGCTGACCGGCGGGCGGCTCTATGCCACCCATACCGGGACCTATCTGGGCATCCCCGCCACCGGGCGGCAGGTCCATATCGACGTCATGGATTTTTATCATTTCCACGACCAGGGCCTGATCTGCCAGAATTGGCTGCCGTTCGACATTCTCAAGACCGCGCACCAGATGGGCGTGGATCTGCTCCCCGCTCTGCCGTCCTGA